Genomic window (Megamonas funiformis):
CGTCATGATTATTTTATTCATGAAACATATGAAGCTGGGATTGTTTTAGTAGGTACAGAAGTTAAATCTCTTCGTGCTGGCAAAGCTAATTTAAAAGATAGCTTTGCTAAAATCAAAAACAATGAAATCTTTTTGGATAATATGCATATCAGTCCTTATGAACAGGGCAATATTTTCAATCATGATCCACTTCGTGCTAGAAAATTACTGATGCATAAAATAGAAATAGTAAAATTATCCAGTAAGATCAAAGAAAAAGGTTTT
Coding sequences:
- the smpB gene encoding SsrA-binding protein SmpB; amino-acid sequence: MGKKNASVKIVCENRKARHDYFIHETYEAGIVLVGTEVKSLRAGKANLKDSFAKIKNNEIFLDNMHISPYEQGNIFNHDPLRARKLLMHKIEIVKLSSKIKEKGFTLVPLKVYFSKGRAKVALGLATGKKNYDKRQALAEKAAKRDVERALKERQKY